A genomic segment from Spinacia oleracea cultivar Varoflay chromosome 3, BTI_SOV_V1, whole genome shotgun sequence encodes:
- the LOC110781121 gene encoding uncharacterized protein isoform X2 — protein MPYTRSLLANGMATGYHAKAAPPTVTMPRLKAMVSGAIGGFLDVALNFNTQAFLDDNLLGQFFRIGWKMTMFGDETWLKLFPKLFTRKDGVSSFFVKDTIVVDLNVSRHMPEELNRDDWHLMILHYLGLDHVGHIGGRKSVLMPPKLREMDDVIKMIHLDSILSNDSKQGDTLLLVVSDHGMTESGNHGGSSYEETDSLALFIYPSSKAPSDDVSVIKDTMNQVDIAPTLALLFGVPIPMNNVGVIVVDCLLSLTDGQLLRALELNSWQLLRLLKAQLPGLSCVVSASGYPADTRWSKVSLCSGTVEEMFCCLYSKAASLHTFWKSSTTSRSDSGLHYNHTVNAYHDFLMTASEWLTRKVTDKPFGQLAFGILAMVLSSLVFLRLLFCLRIEECLKENQGCAEMKSWSLEEIFVVVVVVFLVVSMGSSSMVEEEQYIWHFLTATLFWIIIRKVMKSLPLGDQDRLNKSSYNSRFSQLCSILVMLICGRIIRAWHQGGVNWTHLPDISKWLTQAGRSQEKAIRVLSVISVTSLSLLAFSKSRLNKLFSNLLQFFFLLSGYLVLQHVMIHQDDEFLVSGHGATFMAQIIYAVLSIVTCFTVLASPWLSPVTTCKESASNRQLDCSQSVKNRMISLSKGLNESAYLTGWAYVISWSLLQLLLQKPSNSMPVFLLLLQISAAMTYFSSNGAYRKSWVEVSALYFIGMAGHFGLGNSNTLATIDVAGAFMGISSHSTVLSGILMLCITYASPILVLLSLTMYVSLKNESYYGLDHTLDFGLLLKTVLAVPFLVPLGINSVLLVAYTIVLLQMRNHLFIWSVFSPKYLYVCATTACVYIGTFILTANVLYISLVYTLRRKRMSEVVQTTEREVIDQ, from the exons ATGCCCTACACTCGTTCGTTACTAGCAAACGGGATGGCAACTGGGTATCATGCCAAGGCTGCACCACCAACTGTTACGATGCCTCGCTTGAAG GCTATGGTTTCTGGTGCTATTGGTGGATTCCTGGATGTAGCATTGAATTTCAATACACAAGCTTTTTTAGATGACAATCTTCTGG GGCAGTTTTTTAGAATTGGCTGGAAAATGACGATGTTTGGTGATGAAACTTGGTTAAAGTTGTTTCCGAAGTTATTCACTAGGAAAGATGGCGTTAGTAGCTTCTTT GTCAAGGACACTATAGTAGTGGATCTCAATGTGTCTCGACATATGCCTGAAGAACTTAATCGGGATGATTGGCATCTCATG ATCCTTCATTATTTGGGATTGGATCATGTCGGACATATTGGTGGACGGAAAAG CGTCCTGATGCCACCAAAGCTTAGGGAGATGGATGATGTGATCAAGATGATTCATTTGGATAGCATTCTTTCCAATGACAGCAAGCAAGGAGATACCCTTCTG CTTGTGGTCAGTGATCATGGCATGACTGAGAGTGGGAATCATGGTGGCTCTTCATATGAAGAAACTGATTCTTTGGCTCTTTTTATCTATCCCAGTTCAAAAGCTCCTAGTGATGATGTGTCAGTAATTAAAGACACAATGAATCAG GTTGATATTGCTCCAACACTAGCTCTTCTTTTTGGTGTGCCAATTCCCATGAACAATGTTGGAGTCATCGTTGTGGACTGTTTGCTATCTTTAACAG ATGGCCAACTGCTAAGGGCGCTTGAGTTGAATTCATGGCAACTGTTGAGGTTACTTAAAGCCCAGTTGCCTGGTCTATCTTGTGTGGTTTCCGCTTCTGGCTACCCTGCTGATACTAGATGGTCCAAAGTGAGTCTGTGTAGTGGTACAGTTGAAGAGATGTTTTGTTGCTTATACTCTAAAGCTGCTTCTCTTCACACTTTCTGGAAGTCGTCTACAACTTCAAG GTCTGACAGTGGTCTTCATTACAATCACACTGTCAATGCATATCATGACTTTCTGATGACTGCAAGTGAATGGTTAACTCGCAAAGTCACTGAT AAACCTTTTGGTCAACTTGCTTTTGGTATTCTTGCAATGGTCCTTTCTTCTCTAGTATTTCTGAGACTTCTGTTCTGTTTGCGAATAGAGGAATGCCTTAAAGAGAATCAAGGATGTGCAGAGATGAAGAGTTGGAGTCTAGAGGAAATTTTCGTTGTGGTTGTGGTTGTCTTTCTTGTTGTGAGCATGGGATCTAGTTCTATGGTTGAAGAAGAGCAGTATATTTGGCATTTTCTGACAGCAACGTTATTCTGGATTATAATCCGTAAAGTGATGAAGTCACTTCCTCTAGGAGATCAAGACAGACTTAATAAAAGCAGCTATAACTCAAGATTCTCACAACTGTGTTCAATCCTTGTAATGCTGATTTGTGGAAGGATCATAAGAGCTTGGCATCAGGGTGGTGTTAATTGGACGCATCTACCTGACATTTCAAAATGGCTTACGCAAGCAGGAAGGAGTCAGGAAAAGGCAATCAGAGTGTTATCAGTAATCTCAGTGACCAGCTTGAGCTTGTTGGCATTTTCTAAGTCGAGGTTGAACAAACTTTTTAGCAACCTCCTCCAGTTCTTCTTTCTACTCTCAGGATACTTAGTTTTGCAACATGTAATGATACATCAGGATGATGAATTTCTGGTATCTGGTCATGGTGCAACTTTTATGGCTCAAATTATCTATGCTGTTCTGAGCATTGTGACGTGTTTTACAGTATTAGCCTCTCCGTGGCTTTCTCCTGTCACCACTTGTAAAGAATCGGCATCGAATAGACAGTTAGATTGTTCTCAATCAGTTAAGAATCGTATGATCTCTCTGTCTAAAGGATTAAATGAGTCTGCCTATTTGACTGGTTGGGCATATGTGATTTCCTGGTCCCTGCTGCAGCTTTTGTTGCAGAAACCAAGTAACTCGATGCCAGTTTTTCTATTACTGCTGCAGATCTCTGCAGCTATGACATACTTTTCCAGTAATGGAGCATATCGAAAGTCATGGGTAGAG GTTTCAGCATTGTATTTTATTGGGATGGCTGGTCATTTTGGTCTCGGCAACAGCAACACTCTTGCCACCATTGATGTTGCTGGAGCTTTCATG GGTATCTCAAGCCACTCAACTGTACTGTCTGGTATACTGATGTTGTGCATCACTTACGCATCACCAATATTGGTGCTTCTTTCTTTGACGATGTACGTATCTTTGAAGAATGAGAGTTATTATGGACTTGATCATACCTTGGATTTTGGGCTACTACTCAAGACAGTGCTTGCTGTTCCGTTTCTTGTTCCACTGGGCATAAATTCTGTTCTCTTAGTTGCATATACCATCGTATTGCTCCAGATGAGGAACCATCTTTTTATTTGGAGTGTCTTCTCTCCCAA GTACCTGTATGTATGTGCAACAACAGCTTGTGTGTATATTGGGACATTCATCCTGACTGCAAATGTGCTTTACATATCCTTGGTGTATACCCTGCGTAGGAAGAGGATGTCAGAAGTAGTACAGACTACAGAGAGGGAAGTCATTGACCAATAG
- the LOC110781121 gene encoding uncharacterized protein isoform X1: MSLISCKSLTIWTIFAMALQIAGLYLFVLGFFPVKPALSGASGPESYRPPGNESFEDFDVSSMNSDDLRSLYLELSEVPPLYSRLILLVVDGLPAEFVLGKDGKPPTKAFVDAMPYTRSLLANGMATGYHAKAAPPTVTMPRLKAMVSGAIGGFLDVALNFNTQAFLDDNLLGQFFRIGWKMTMFGDETWLKLFPKLFTRKDGVSSFFVKDTIVVDLNVSRHMPEELNRDDWHLMILHYLGLDHVGHIGGRKSVLMPPKLREMDDVIKMIHLDSILSNDSKQGDTLLLVVSDHGMTESGNHGGSSYEETDSLALFIYPSSKAPSDDVSVIKDTMNQVDIAPTLALLFGVPIPMNNVGVIVVDCLLSLTDGQLLRALELNSWQLLRLLKAQLPGLSCVVSASGYPADTRWSKVSLCSGTVEEMFCCLYSKAASLHTFWKSSTTSRSDSGLHYNHTVNAYHDFLMTASEWLTRKVTDKPFGQLAFGILAMVLSSLVFLRLLFCLRIEECLKENQGCAEMKSWSLEEIFVVVVVVFLVVSMGSSSMVEEEQYIWHFLTATLFWIIIRKVMKSLPLGDQDRLNKSSYNSRFSQLCSILVMLICGRIIRAWHQGGVNWTHLPDISKWLTQAGRSQEKAIRVLSVISVTSLSLLAFSKSRLNKLFSNLLQFFFLLSGYLVLQHVMIHQDDEFLVSGHGATFMAQIIYAVLSIVTCFTVLASPWLSPVTTCKESASNRQLDCSQSVKNRMISLSKGLNESAYLTGWAYVISWSLLQLLLQKPSNSMPVFLLLLQISAAMTYFSSNGAYRKSWVEVSALYFIGMAGHFGLGNSNTLATIDVAGAFMGISSHSTVLSGILMLCITYASPILVLLSLTMYVSLKNESYYGLDHTLDFGLLLKTVLAVPFLVPLGINSVLLVAYTIVLLQMRNHLFIWSVFSPKYLYVCATTACVYIGTFILTANVLYISLVYTLRRKRMSEVVQTTEREVIDQ; the protein is encoded by the exons ATGTCGTTGATATCATGCAAAAGCCTCACAATATGGACGATATTTGCCATGGCGTTGCAAATAGCAGGTCTATATCTCTTCGTCCTCGGTTTCTTCCCGGTCAAGCCTGCTCTCTCCGGTGCCAG TGGTCCTGAGAGTTATCGACCTCCTGGAAATGAGTCCTTTGAAGATTTCGACGTTTCCTCGATGAACTCCGATGATCTCCGATCTCTTTATCTG GAGCTGTCTGAAGTCCCTCCATTGTATAGCCGGTTAATTCTCTTG GTTGTTGATGGTCTTCCAGCAGAATTTGTCCTCGGGAAGGATGGAAAACCTCCTACCAAAGCCTTTGTAGATGCTATGCCCTACACTCGTTCGTTACTAGCAAACGGGATGGCAACTGGGTATCATGCCAAGGCTGCACCACCAACTGTTACGATGCCTCGCTTGAAG GCTATGGTTTCTGGTGCTATTGGTGGATTCCTGGATGTAGCATTGAATTTCAATACACAAGCTTTTTTAGATGACAATCTTCTGG GGCAGTTTTTTAGAATTGGCTGGAAAATGACGATGTTTGGTGATGAAACTTGGTTAAAGTTGTTTCCGAAGTTATTCACTAGGAAAGATGGCGTTAGTAGCTTCTTT GTCAAGGACACTATAGTAGTGGATCTCAATGTGTCTCGACATATGCCTGAAGAACTTAATCGGGATGATTGGCATCTCATG ATCCTTCATTATTTGGGATTGGATCATGTCGGACATATTGGTGGACGGAAAAG CGTCCTGATGCCACCAAAGCTTAGGGAGATGGATGATGTGATCAAGATGATTCATTTGGATAGCATTCTTTCCAATGACAGCAAGCAAGGAGATACCCTTCTG CTTGTGGTCAGTGATCATGGCATGACTGAGAGTGGGAATCATGGTGGCTCTTCATATGAAGAAACTGATTCTTTGGCTCTTTTTATCTATCCCAGTTCAAAAGCTCCTAGTGATGATGTGTCAGTAATTAAAGACACAATGAATCAG GTTGATATTGCTCCAACACTAGCTCTTCTTTTTGGTGTGCCAATTCCCATGAACAATGTTGGAGTCATCGTTGTGGACTGTTTGCTATCTTTAACAG ATGGCCAACTGCTAAGGGCGCTTGAGTTGAATTCATGGCAACTGTTGAGGTTACTTAAAGCCCAGTTGCCTGGTCTATCTTGTGTGGTTTCCGCTTCTGGCTACCCTGCTGATACTAGATGGTCCAAAGTGAGTCTGTGTAGTGGTACAGTTGAAGAGATGTTTTGTTGCTTATACTCTAAAGCTGCTTCTCTTCACACTTTCTGGAAGTCGTCTACAACTTCAAG GTCTGACAGTGGTCTTCATTACAATCACACTGTCAATGCATATCATGACTTTCTGATGACTGCAAGTGAATGGTTAACTCGCAAAGTCACTGAT AAACCTTTTGGTCAACTTGCTTTTGGTATTCTTGCAATGGTCCTTTCTTCTCTAGTATTTCTGAGACTTCTGTTCTGTTTGCGAATAGAGGAATGCCTTAAAGAGAATCAAGGATGTGCAGAGATGAAGAGTTGGAGTCTAGAGGAAATTTTCGTTGTGGTTGTGGTTGTCTTTCTTGTTGTGAGCATGGGATCTAGTTCTATGGTTGAAGAAGAGCAGTATATTTGGCATTTTCTGACAGCAACGTTATTCTGGATTATAATCCGTAAAGTGATGAAGTCACTTCCTCTAGGAGATCAAGACAGACTTAATAAAAGCAGCTATAACTCAAGATTCTCACAACTGTGTTCAATCCTTGTAATGCTGATTTGTGGAAGGATCATAAGAGCTTGGCATCAGGGTGGTGTTAATTGGACGCATCTACCTGACATTTCAAAATGGCTTACGCAAGCAGGAAGGAGTCAGGAAAAGGCAATCAGAGTGTTATCAGTAATCTCAGTGACCAGCTTGAGCTTGTTGGCATTTTCTAAGTCGAGGTTGAACAAACTTTTTAGCAACCTCCTCCAGTTCTTCTTTCTACTCTCAGGATACTTAGTTTTGCAACATGTAATGATACATCAGGATGATGAATTTCTGGTATCTGGTCATGGTGCAACTTTTATGGCTCAAATTATCTATGCTGTTCTGAGCATTGTGACGTGTTTTACAGTATTAGCCTCTCCGTGGCTTTCTCCTGTCACCACTTGTAAAGAATCGGCATCGAATAGACAGTTAGATTGTTCTCAATCAGTTAAGAATCGTATGATCTCTCTGTCTAAAGGATTAAATGAGTCTGCCTATTTGACTGGTTGGGCATATGTGATTTCCTGGTCCCTGCTGCAGCTTTTGTTGCAGAAACCAAGTAACTCGATGCCAGTTTTTCTATTACTGCTGCAGATCTCTGCAGCTATGACATACTTTTCCAGTAATGGAGCATATCGAAAGTCATGGGTAGAG GTTTCAGCATTGTATTTTATTGGGATGGCTGGTCATTTTGGTCTCGGCAACAGCAACACTCTTGCCACCATTGATGTTGCTGGAGCTTTCATG GGTATCTCAAGCCACTCAACTGTACTGTCTGGTATACTGATGTTGTGCATCACTTACGCATCACCAATATTGGTGCTTCTTTCTTTGACGATGTACGTATCTTTGAAGAATGAGAGTTATTATGGACTTGATCATACCTTGGATTTTGGGCTACTACTCAAGACAGTGCTTGCTGTTCCGTTTCTTGTTCCACTGGGCATAAATTCTGTTCTCTTAGTTGCATATACCATCGTATTGCTCCAGATGAGGAACCATCTTTTTATTTGGAGTGTCTTCTCTCCCAA GTACCTGTATGTATGTGCAACAACAGCTTGTGTGTATATTGGGACATTCATCCTGACTGCAAATGTGCTTTACATATCCTTGGTGTATACCCTGCGTAGGAAGAGGATGTCAGAAGTAGTACAGACTACAGAGAGGGAAGTCATTGACCAATAG
- the LOC110781121 gene encoding uncharacterized protein isoform X3, which yields MAMVSGAIGGFLDVALNFNTQAFLDDNLLGQFFRIGWKMTMFGDETWLKLFPKLFTRKDGVSSFFVKDTIVVDLNVSRHMPEELNRDDWHLMILHYLGLDHVGHIGGRKSVLMPPKLREMDDVIKMIHLDSILSNDSKQGDTLLLVVSDHGMTESGNHGGSSYEETDSLALFIYPSSKAPSDDVSVIKDTMNQVDIAPTLALLFGVPIPMNNVGVIVVDCLLSLTDGQLLRALELNSWQLLRLLKAQLPGLSCVVSASGYPADTRWSKVSLCSGTVEEMFCCLYSKAASLHTFWKSSTTSRSDSGLHYNHTVNAYHDFLMTASEWLTRKVTDKPFGQLAFGILAMVLSSLVFLRLLFCLRIEECLKENQGCAEMKSWSLEEIFVVVVVVFLVVSMGSSSMVEEEQYIWHFLTATLFWIIIRKVMKSLPLGDQDRLNKSSYNSRFSQLCSILVMLICGRIIRAWHQGGVNWTHLPDISKWLTQAGRSQEKAIRVLSVISVTSLSLLAFSKSRLNKLFSNLLQFFFLLSGYLVLQHVMIHQDDEFLVSGHGATFMAQIIYAVLSIVTCFTVLASPWLSPVTTCKESASNRQLDCSQSVKNRMISLSKGLNESAYLTGWAYVISWSLLQLLLQKPSNSMPVFLLLLQISAAMTYFSSNGAYRKSWVEVSALYFIGMAGHFGLGNSNTLATIDVAGAFMGISSHSTVLSGILMLCITYASPILVLLSLTMYVSLKNESYYGLDHTLDFGLLLKTVLAVPFLVPLGINSVLLVAYTIVLLQMRNHLFIWSVFSPKYLYVCATTACVYIGTFILTANVLYISLVYTLRRKRMSEVVQTTEREVIDQ from the exons ATG GCTATGGTTTCTGGTGCTATTGGTGGATTCCTGGATGTAGCATTGAATTTCAATACACAAGCTTTTTTAGATGACAATCTTCTGG GGCAGTTTTTTAGAATTGGCTGGAAAATGACGATGTTTGGTGATGAAACTTGGTTAAAGTTGTTTCCGAAGTTATTCACTAGGAAAGATGGCGTTAGTAGCTTCTTT GTCAAGGACACTATAGTAGTGGATCTCAATGTGTCTCGACATATGCCTGAAGAACTTAATCGGGATGATTGGCATCTCATG ATCCTTCATTATTTGGGATTGGATCATGTCGGACATATTGGTGGACGGAAAAG CGTCCTGATGCCACCAAAGCTTAGGGAGATGGATGATGTGATCAAGATGATTCATTTGGATAGCATTCTTTCCAATGACAGCAAGCAAGGAGATACCCTTCTG CTTGTGGTCAGTGATCATGGCATGACTGAGAGTGGGAATCATGGTGGCTCTTCATATGAAGAAACTGATTCTTTGGCTCTTTTTATCTATCCCAGTTCAAAAGCTCCTAGTGATGATGTGTCAGTAATTAAAGACACAATGAATCAG GTTGATATTGCTCCAACACTAGCTCTTCTTTTTGGTGTGCCAATTCCCATGAACAATGTTGGAGTCATCGTTGTGGACTGTTTGCTATCTTTAACAG ATGGCCAACTGCTAAGGGCGCTTGAGTTGAATTCATGGCAACTGTTGAGGTTACTTAAAGCCCAGTTGCCTGGTCTATCTTGTGTGGTTTCCGCTTCTGGCTACCCTGCTGATACTAGATGGTCCAAAGTGAGTCTGTGTAGTGGTACAGTTGAAGAGATGTTTTGTTGCTTATACTCTAAAGCTGCTTCTCTTCACACTTTCTGGAAGTCGTCTACAACTTCAAG GTCTGACAGTGGTCTTCATTACAATCACACTGTCAATGCATATCATGACTTTCTGATGACTGCAAGTGAATGGTTAACTCGCAAAGTCACTGAT AAACCTTTTGGTCAACTTGCTTTTGGTATTCTTGCAATGGTCCTTTCTTCTCTAGTATTTCTGAGACTTCTGTTCTGTTTGCGAATAGAGGAATGCCTTAAAGAGAATCAAGGATGTGCAGAGATGAAGAGTTGGAGTCTAGAGGAAATTTTCGTTGTGGTTGTGGTTGTCTTTCTTGTTGTGAGCATGGGATCTAGTTCTATGGTTGAAGAAGAGCAGTATATTTGGCATTTTCTGACAGCAACGTTATTCTGGATTATAATCCGTAAAGTGATGAAGTCACTTCCTCTAGGAGATCAAGACAGACTTAATAAAAGCAGCTATAACTCAAGATTCTCACAACTGTGTTCAATCCTTGTAATGCTGATTTGTGGAAGGATCATAAGAGCTTGGCATCAGGGTGGTGTTAATTGGACGCATCTACCTGACATTTCAAAATGGCTTACGCAAGCAGGAAGGAGTCAGGAAAAGGCAATCAGAGTGTTATCAGTAATCTCAGTGACCAGCTTGAGCTTGTTGGCATTTTCTAAGTCGAGGTTGAACAAACTTTTTAGCAACCTCCTCCAGTTCTTCTTTCTACTCTCAGGATACTTAGTTTTGCAACATGTAATGATACATCAGGATGATGAATTTCTGGTATCTGGTCATGGTGCAACTTTTATGGCTCAAATTATCTATGCTGTTCTGAGCATTGTGACGTGTTTTACAGTATTAGCCTCTCCGTGGCTTTCTCCTGTCACCACTTGTAAAGAATCGGCATCGAATAGACAGTTAGATTGTTCTCAATCAGTTAAGAATCGTATGATCTCTCTGTCTAAAGGATTAAATGAGTCTGCCTATTTGACTGGTTGGGCATATGTGATTTCCTGGTCCCTGCTGCAGCTTTTGTTGCAGAAACCAAGTAACTCGATGCCAGTTTTTCTATTACTGCTGCAGATCTCTGCAGCTATGACATACTTTTCCAGTAATGGAGCATATCGAAAGTCATGGGTAGAG GTTTCAGCATTGTATTTTATTGGGATGGCTGGTCATTTTGGTCTCGGCAACAGCAACACTCTTGCCACCATTGATGTTGCTGGAGCTTTCATG GGTATCTCAAGCCACTCAACTGTACTGTCTGGTATACTGATGTTGTGCATCACTTACGCATCACCAATATTGGTGCTTCTTTCTTTGACGATGTACGTATCTTTGAAGAATGAGAGTTATTATGGACTTGATCATACCTTGGATTTTGGGCTACTACTCAAGACAGTGCTTGCTGTTCCGTTTCTTGTTCCACTGGGCATAAATTCTGTTCTCTTAGTTGCATATACCATCGTATTGCTCCAGATGAGGAACCATCTTTTTATTTGGAGTGTCTTCTCTCCCAA GTACCTGTATGTATGTGCAACAACAGCTTGTGTGTATATTGGGACATTCATCCTGACTGCAAATGTGCTTTACATATCCTTGGTGTATACCCTGCGTAGGAAGAGGATGTCAGAAGTAGTACAGACTACAGAGAGGGAAGTCATTGACCAATAG